A single Anopheles funestus chromosome 2RL, idAnoFuneDA-416_04, whole genome shotgun sequence DNA region contains:
- the LOC125761812 gene encoding isocitrate dehydrogenase [NAD] subunit beta, mitochondrial, with amino-acid sequence MSFIARNVARTLVQASCRGIHSTTVAQNPRQGKNEGRITCTLIPGDGVGPELVYSVQEVFKAADVPVDFEAFFLSEVNPTLSAPLEDVVRSINKNKVCLKGILATPDFSRTGELETLNMKLRNELDLYANVVHVVSLEGVHTRHKGIDAVVIREQTEGEYSALEHEAVPGVIECLKVITAQKSARIAKFAFDYATKHNRKKVTCVHKANIMKLGDGLFMRKCEQIGKLYPRIQFEKMIVDNTTMQLVSNPNQFDVMVAPNLYGNIIDNIASGLVGGAGVVAGASYSAEHAVFEPGARHTFAEGVGKNIANPTAMLLCSSKMLRHVNLLPYSQMIFQAVQNVLRAGKVRTKDLGGQNTTNEFTQAVIHNLR; translated from the exons ATGTCGTTCATTGCTCGAAATGTGGCCAGAACGTTGGTGCAG GCATCATGCCGTGGCATCCATTCGACGACCGTAGCCCAAAACCCG CGTCAGGGAAAAAATGAAGGACGTATTACTTGCACTCTGATTCCCGGCGATGGCGTTGGCCCGGAGCTGGTGTACTCGGTGCAGGAAGTGTTCAAGGCAGCCGACGTACCGGTTGATTTCGAGGCGTTCTTCCTGTCGGAGGTGAACCCGACCTTGAGTGCACCGCTAGAGGATGTCGTGCGGTCGATTAACAAGAACAAGGTATGTCTGAAGGGTATCCTGGCGACGCCAGACTTCAGCCGTACCGGCGAACTGGAAACGCTCAACATGAAGCTGCGTAATGAACTCGATCTGTATGCGAACGTCGTGCACGTTGTGAGTCTGGAGGGCGTGCATACGCGCCACAAGGGCATCGATGCGGTCGTCATTCGTGAGCAGACGGAGGGTGAGTATTCGGCGCTGGAGCACGAAGCCGTGCCTGGAGTGATTGAATGCCTGAAGGTCATTACCGCTCAGAAGTCGGCTCGCATTGCCAAGTTTGCCTTTGACTATGCGACCAAGCATAACCGCAAGAAGGTCACCTGCGTCCACAAGGCCAACATCATGAAGCTGGGTGACGGTTTGTTCATGAGAAAATGCGAACAG ATCGGCAAACTTTATCCCAGAATTCAGTTCGAGAAGATGATCGTCGACAACACGACGATGCAGCTGGTCAGCAATCCAAATCAGTTCGATGTGATGGTTGCCCCGAACCTGTACGGTAACATTATCGATAACATTGCGTCCGGATTGGTCGGTGGCGCgggtgttgttgctggtgcttCGTATTCCGCCGAGCATGCCGTCTTTGAGCCG GGTGCACGACACACGTTCGCTGAGGGTGTTGGTAAGAATATTGCCAACCCAACGGCAATGCTTCTCTGCTCATCCAAGATGTTGCGCCACGTCAATTTGCTGCCATACAGCCAAATGATTTTCCAGGCGGTGCAGAACGTGCTGCGCGCTGGTAAGGTTCGCACCAAGGATCTCGGCGGTCAGAACACGACCAACGAGTTCACCCAGGCTGTTATTCACAATCTGCGATAA
- the LOC125761821 gene encoding uncharacterized protein LOC125761821: protein MNSLLCEFVRQLPADNKFQAVLKIAYWRILQGEKIDANESNKMCRKCHMPWTAGYFTVEVIPKCNRSSKQIEKLESRKHLTKQQQSLVKHLKTRVGRVAKYTCQICSCKTRIPLDARVKLPKSVPTPKTTPESTASDFMVKKPKREENLNAGIKIPPKPEKKTKKGKTPAALKNTGKQFKPTDFKLIQQLLESAVSSKSNTMANQKPKVNQPVGRLRLSRN, encoded by the exons ATGAATAGTCTTCTGTGCGAATTTGTGCGCCAGTTGCCCGCCGACAATAAATTTCAAGCTGTCCTTAAGATAGCGTATTG GAGGATATTGCAGGGCGAGAAAATCGATGCTAACGAATCCAATAAAATGTGTCGAAAGTGTCACATGCCGTGGACGGCTGGTTATTTTACAGTTGAGGTTATACCGAAATGCAACCGAAGCAGTAAGCAGATAGAGAAGCTCGAAAGTAGGAAACACCTTACCAAGCAGCAGCAATCTTTGGTAAAACATCTCAAGACACGAGTAGGACGAGTTGCG AAATACACGTGCCAAATTTGTTCGTGCAAAACGCGAATCCCACTGGATGCGAGAGTTAAATTGCCGAAAAGTGTCCCAACCCCGAAAACGACACCAGAATCGACAGCAAGTGACTTCATGGTGAAGAAACCAAAGCGTGAAGAGAACCTAAATGCCGGCATAAAAATACCACCAAAaccggaaaagaaaacgaagaaaGGCAAAACTCCTGCTGCACTGAAGAATACCGGGAAACAGTTTAAACCTACCGATTTCAAATTAATACAGCAGCTCCTCGAATCTGCCGTGTCTTCTAAATCGAACACTATGGCGAACCAAAAGCCAAAAGTTAATCAACCAGTGGGTCGTTTACGATTAAGCAGGAATTAG
- the LOC125761818 gene encoding uncharacterized protein LOC125761818 produces the protein MTIHCQKKSTASKPAENSFLYTPCHCPVGKLLDQQQHIRCEKPRMPTVRRVSRRIQYLAKPRLPRGRYEPRAVIRSTKQTEVCRTYKEPYASKRIQQLALPHVRKLVAAQQEYRRFIARRQQDHLEKRIKKSIFTVYSRLANVQLPEVDKFKGMTQEEWQKHQDWLVRNAQAKQAPVADPPKRERKPLAALINRIESLSEPRFARKKFTGPEKVGPAAKPAALKAMASEHVAKLAEPLERRRRAKGLVVEDTRLPENVLKAVASSRVAELAVAKSYRNVNNEYRDKPFTVEPNALKAKPSDRILELAKPKKTKK, from the coding sequence ATGACGATTCATTGCCAGAAGAAGAGTACCGCTTCGAAGCCAGCTGAAAATTCCTTTCTTTACACGCCTTGCCACTGTCCGGTCGGGAAGTTACtggatcagcagcagcacatacGGTGTGAAAAACCTCGCATGCCCACCGTCCGAAGGGTATCGAGAAGAATACAATATTTGGCCAAACCGCGGTTGCCTCGCGGTAGGTACGAACCACGTGCTGTGATTCGTAGCACCAAGCAAACGGAAGTGTGTCGCACGTACAAGGAACCATACGCCTCGAAGCGCATACAGCAACTTGCTTTACCGCACGTGCGAAAGTTAGTTGCGGCTCAACAGGAATATCGTCGTTTTATTGCACGTCGCCAGCAGGACCATCTTGAGAAGCGTATCAAGAAGAGCATCTTTACCGTGTACAGTCGATTGGCGAATGTTCAACTGCCGGAAGTAGATAAATTCAAGGGCATGACTCAGGAGGAGTGGCAAAAGCATCAGGATTGGCTCGTGCGTAACGCACAAGCAAAGCAAGCGCCCGTTGCGGATCCACCGAAACGTGAGCGTAAACCATTGGCGGCTTTGATCAATCGTATTGAAAGCCTGTCGGAACCACGATTCGCTCGGAAGAAATTTACCGGACCGGAAAAGGTAGGACCCGCGGCTAAACCGGCCGCTTTGAAAGCGATGGCTTCCGAGCATGTAGCCAAACTAGCCGAACCGCTTGAGCGTCGTCGACGTGCCAAAGGGTTGGTGGTGGAGGACACACGACTGCcggaaaatgtattaaaagCCGTTGCGTCTAGCCGTGTGGCAGAGCTTGCTGTTGCGAAGTCCTACCGGAACGTAAACAACGAGTACCGTGATAAACCGTTTACGGTCGAACCGAACGCATTGAAGGCGAAGCCGTCCGATCGCATCCTGGAGCTGGCCAAACCGAAGAAGACGAAAAAGTAA